Part of the Musa acuminata AAA Group cultivar baxijiao chromosome BXJ2-7, Cavendish_Baxijiao_AAA, whole genome shotgun sequence genome is shown below.
TTTGGCATCATCGCAGCAATCATCTCAGGATTTTTAGGTATTCCTTGCTCCAGATATGCCTAGGATTGaataatattaaaagaaaattacaaACGAGATCTAAGTTGCAAAATTGTTGCTTGATTCAAAAATGTGTATTGGACTAAAAATATTTCCTTCAGATGCCCAAAAGGGCATTTTCTTTTGAAGGACGAACATAACAAGGAAGAAACTCTAACAAGAGAGAAAATTAATCATATTACTTGATTATGGAAAAACGTAACTCAAGCAATTTAGTGTAGTTTCAAACTATATATAGTTTGATTTGCAATTATCAGAAGCAACATTTACTGGCCTATAGTTCGATAACTTAAATATCAGAAACAGTAGATGCCCATTGGTAGACTAAAGGATTTCGGTTAGCAACTTACATTCATCATGCATGAATTATAGATGTTGATCCAGAAAGCAAGCTTCTGTTGATGTGTAAGCTCTGATATATCAACCGATTCAAGCTTTCTGAGTAAAACCCTGAAGTTCAGCAGAAAGAAATAGTAAGTACCTTAGGCAACATAAAGATCATAAACCGAAGTAAAATTATAAAGCTTACTTTAGTCTGCACTTTAGAGATGATGAAGCCATAAGAAAATTTTGACTCTTTGAGATCACTTCTACTGATCGAAAATGTTTATATGGGCCAATGTCCCTCTTGCCAAACTCAGCACAGATACCATAAGGATCTTGGGAGTCTCTCTCTCCAGAACTCTCACAAGAATCTGAACTCGAAGGAGATGTCTCCATGTCATTTTCTGTGTTCTTTGGGGAACTTATTCGTAAAAAAATGTTCATCAGGCACTTCAAGATATCCTCAGATAATTTGTTTGGAACAGTAGACTTGTCTAGCGAGGCTTCATCTGAAGCATCCCACAAGATCATTTCATCTGTATTTCTATCCTTCACCACACATTCTGCCTGGATAAATGACGATATAATGATTAACATGTACATGAGACTAACGAAATACTTTTGAAATACCTTAGTGCATGAAACTTAGAAATGGACAAAGCCATTTACCTCTGCATCAGCACGTTGGTCCTCCGATACAGTCACTTGTGTTTTCAAGACTTTCTTTACTGGAGATTGCTTTTGGTTCCTACTAAAGTTAGTGATCCATTGATTCTCTTTCCCTCGCCGATCTTCAGAAGAGTTCAAAGAAGCACTCTGCTTGTTAAGTTTCCTTTTGCCATTAGCAGACTGATTAGAGGAAGGCCCAGATAGTTCTGCATCCAAGGAGTATCTCACCGAGACTAAAGGTTTCATGGAGACTAAAGATTGACAAGTCGGCAAATCAGCAGGAAGCTTCAGTTGTTCAGTAGTTTTGGAACTTTGAGAACAGCCTCCATCCGAGTCTGTATCGGGCACAATTTCCTTGGTTTTCTTTGAGGATGAGATGAGTACAGCTTCCTGGTAAAGGCCTTGCCGAAAATTCACCAACTGTTCTTCGAGCCGAACCACCTCTTCTTCCAGCACAGCTACTTCAGCCAGAAGCTCTACCGTCTTAAGAGaagtgaaagaacaaaaaatagtactattattattattatttgaaaagAGGAGGCAGTACCTCATAGGTTTAgaaataatatcaattataaaTGACATTCTATTTTAAGGATACAAATTCGACTTTCTATAGAAGTTTAATAGACTGATTGGGCGTATGAAAACAaaacagaaagaagaaaaagaaggaaagaataaatTACATGTGAAGGGAGATATGGAGGCAGCCGAGGAAGAGAACCCAAGGGTCTGGTGAAAGCCCTCTCCAAAGCTCTGTGGACATTCTCTTCGTGTCTAAGCTTCTTCCTTAGCTTATCAACCTTGGAATGAGATTGGAACAGAAGATTCAGCACAAAGGAGAGATCAAAAGTATTTGAATCAGATTACAGGTGTGAAAATAAGATTCGGTACGTCATGTTGTAAAGctatcttcttttctcttctagACTGGCATTTGTTGGATCCTTTCTTCGCACCACTAGATTTATTCCCCTGCATCTCGGCGGTCTCCTCAGTGTTCGTTTCCTTGACAAACAAAAGGTTTATAAGAAGAAGAGACAAAACCGGATTAAAGAAGAAAATGCCACTTCTTCGGATAGATTCTGCCGACTTGGATTCAAACGATATAAGAAAACAACCAGAAGAAATTGAAAGATACCCATCTCGAATCCATGTCCGAGACGATTGCATCCCATAAAGGAGTGGAATTCGCAGAGGAAAACGAAGAGCCCATTTCGAACTTGGATCTAAACCACCATTTTTGTTCCAAAAGAATCCAAAGTACAGTGGGTTTCCAAATAAAATTCTCGACAAAAACCAATCTTTTACAGAAATCTCAAAACCCCGCCTCGGAAACGCAATCAGGGACGCATCCGTAATGAATCAAACGCTTAAAAAAGACCCCATGATGGATTCAGAAAGAGCAACGAGGAACGCGGACGTCTGTCGATTCAAGCAAAGGAGCCAACAAACAAACGGCACGGGGAACCGAAAGAAAACGGAGACCCGTCTCGAAGTCAATCAAAGGAGCCTACTTTATTGTGCTTCCCGGGGGCTTTCATGGCCTGCAACGCAGTCCGGACTCTGGTATTAGTCATCGCCTCCTCAACTACCGTTCTCTTCTCCACCGCTTATATCAACCGAAACCCACCAAAGCACCCTGAATCAGAGACGCACCAGTAGAAAAGGCTGCAAACCGTAACGAGCCGACGCCACTCCCCAGAAGCAACAGAAGTATAAAAACAAACAGCCATGGCAGGGATCAGAGAGGAAGAGCGAGACAGCATACGGCATTAAAGAATGATTCAAACCTTGGGACGTGATCTTATTCCACAATGAGGGCGGGAAAATCGAGCGCTAGCAGGAAGAAGACAGGGCCAAAGGAGCCACCTTTGGACGCCACCATTAAatcggaaagaagaagaagaagaagaagagcagcttCTTCTCTCGTCAAACACTTGTACTGCCAGTAACCTATGCGACGTTGAGCTGTAAACAACTGTGGAGGACGGGGAGGAGGATCGCGACACACACACTGTTGCTCTCCGGTTTCTTTAATCCAGTTCTGACGTCTTAGGCTCACGGAGATGCACCGGACCGCAAGGATCGTGCATTACAAGTGGCGGTGGAGGCGCACGGTAGCGTACCGGGGCGCAGCTAAAGCGTGGGGCCGCGCAGGTTAGGGTGGGCTTTGCCCACGCGGTCATCATTAGCTAACGTGCGGTCCCCGCAAGCTTTCTTTTTCTGTCTGTCACCAATcgaaaatgatcttaatttttgCTAATCCAATTATACCTCAATTTCGTCACTAATTAACCTCCATGAATTTTGATACGTTTCCTACTACGCTTATGTTTCCTCCACAGAAAACTATTTTGCATCTTTGTTATGTTTGCGAACTTATTTTCCATTCAAAAAGGAATAATTACTAATGTGACTGAATGGAGAGGCAGAAGAACATATATCACCACCTAATAAATACATAGAAAACATAGTACACAAGAAAAGGTGCTAAAGCTACATCTTTGCCATCAAAAGGTGAACCATAAATATGGTCCAGCACAAATAAATGTTTTCTATACATGTCAATTTTGCATGAAAGATTAGCTTTTGGCAACCTTCCAACTGAGTGAATCTCGTTGTGGCCACATTTACTGCAAGGCCTAAAAGCTTGAACTCGTTATATCCTATATTTATTGCATGCCTTGCCTTACAACATTACAGTTATGCTTTTGGAGTGATATCATGTTTGTCTCTTCCAATATTCATATTACATTTTGTGTAAAACTAATCGAGAGCAATTTCTCATAATGGAGCAGAAACAGAGAGGGGAATGCCTAGGCATTTGATAGATGCTCTGTTTATGGAATTACAAGCTCTTAAACTGCTTGTTGTGATGATGAGGTGAGAGCATTGAGTGTTCCATTGACAAAGAGATGGGGATATGAACAAAGGAGA
Proteins encoded:
- the LOC135617129 gene encoding uncharacterized protein LOC135617129 isoform X1, producing MTNTRVRTALQAMKAPGKHNKETNTEETAEMQGNKSSGAKKGSNKCQSRREKKIALQHDVDKLRKKLRHEENVHRALERAFTRPLGSLPRLPPYLPSHTVELLAEVAVLEEEVVRLEEQLVNFRQGLYQEAVLISSSKKTKEIVPDTDSDGGCSQSSKTTEQLKLPADLPTCQSLVSMKPLVSVRYSLDAELSGPSSNQSANGKRKLNKQSASLNSSEDRRGKENQWITNFSRNQKQSPVKKVLKTQVTVSEDQRADAEAECVVKDRNTDEMILWDASDEASLDKSTVPNKLSEDILKCLMNIFLRISSPKNTENDMETSPSSSDSCESSGERDSQDPYGICAEFGKRDIGPYKHFRSVEVISKSQNFLMASSSLKCRLKVLLRKLESVDISELTHQQKLAFWINIYNSCMMNAYLEQGIPKNPEMIAAMMPKAVINVGGHLLSAMTIEHFILRLPCHMKNLSPKGLKSDTMIIRGIFGMEWPEPLVTFALSCGSWSSPAVRVYTAAQVEEELETAKRDYLQATIGILKPNKLVIPKLLDWYLLDFAKDVESLMAWVCLQLPSELRTEAVKCLELGRRSVIPQTIQFLTYEFKFRYLLAPHTTLSPTS
- the LOC135617129 gene encoding uncharacterized protein LOC135617129 isoform X2 is translated as MTNTRVRTALQAMKAPGKHNKETNTEETAEMQGNKSSGAKKGSNKCQSRREKKIALQHDVDKLRKKLRHEENVHRALERAFTRPLGSLPRLPPYLPSHTVELLAEVAVLEEEVVRLEEQLVNFRQGLYQEAVLISSSKKTKEIVPDTDSDGGCSQSSKTTEQLKLPADLPTCQSLVSMKPLVSVRYSLDAELSGPSSNQSANGKRKLNKQSASLNSSEDRRGKENQWITNFSRNQKQSPVKKVLKTQVTVSEDQRADAEAECVVKDRNTDEMILWDASDEASLDKSTVPNKLSEDILKCLMNIFLRISSPKNTENDMETSPSSSDSCESSGERDSQDPYGICAEFGKRDIGPYKHFRSVEVISKSQNFLMASSSLKCRLKVLLRKLESVDISELTHQQKLAFWINIYNSCMMNAYLEQGIPKNPEMIAAMMPKVRVYTAAQVEEELETAKRDYLQATIGILKPNKLVIPKLLDWYLLDFAKDVESLMAWVCLQLPSELRTEAVKCLELGRRSVIPQTIQFLTYEFKFRYLLAPHTTLSPTS